In Mycolicibacterium aubagnense, the DNA window CTCGGCGGGCATCGTCGAGCGGATCCGCCGGTTCGAGCTCGACGCGGGAATCATCTACCCCGACGGCGTCGATACCACGGGCTTGACGGTCACGCCGCTGTACGAGGAGCGGCAGGTCCTCATCGTCGGCACCGAACTGCTTGCCAGCCAGGCGAACCCGATCACCTGGGCCGATGCGCTGGAACTGCCGTTGTGTCTGTTGAACACCGGGATGCGGGGGCGGCAGCTGCTCGGCGACGCGCTGGCCGCGCACGGTCTGACCGCGACACCGCGGCTCGAAGCCGATTCGGTGGTGTCCCTACTGGCCCACGTCAGCAGTGGCCGCTGGGCGAGCATCGTCCCCCAAACTTGGCTGCATACGTTGCGTCTACCGACCGGTGTGCGAGTGGTGCCGTTGGAGAACCCCCAGGTGACGGCGACCATCGCACTGGTCACCAGTGCTGCCGAACCGGGATCGGTGCTGGCGCGCGCCTTGGTCGCGACCGCGCACCGCACGCCGATCAACCCAGGCTAGCGGTACCGGTCGGGCAGCAGGCCGATCAGGATCGAGCCGAGCGCGCCAGACTTGTTCTGCGACAACGCCTGCGAAGCTCTCGTTGCCCGAACCACTCATCCGCTGAACACTAGAACCCGTCAGTACTCGTCGCCGGGCTGCACCATCCGGACCGGGCCGCGACGCCGCGCCGCGGGCTGCGGCTCCTGCGCCCATTCCGCACCGCTGGCCTCCATCAGCGCACTGATCTCATCGATGTGCACGTCCGCCAGGTCCCACACGTCGGGCACCAGGTCGCGGTCGACGATGAAACCGAAGTCCAGGCGGTCCAGGTAGCTCACGACCGTGATGTTGAGCCCCTGCCCTTCCGTGACGATCGACACCGGGAACTGATGGACCAGTTGCGCTCCCGCAAAATACAGCGGCTTGCGCGGACCGGGCACATTCGAGATCACCAGGTTGAACGGGGTGGCCGCGATCCGGTGGGCAAGCCCGAAGCGGGACGCCAACCGCATCGCCGACGTCGACAGCACCGGTGCCGAAACCTGAGCCATGTCGCCGAGCTGGCTGGCGGGCACCAGATCCAGCAGGCGCTTCGCGTCGAGCATGGCCGCGCGGCAGCGGGCCACCCGTTCCAGCGGGTCCTCGCAGTCGGTCGGTAGCTCGGGGAA includes these proteins:
- a CDS encoding LysR family transcriptional regulator, producing MLFRQLEYFVALAREKHFARAAAACYVSQPALSEAIRKLENELKVPLVRRGQNYEGLTPEGERLVLWARRILADHDALIHEVTALQTGLTGELRLGVIPAASGTVALLTDPFCLEHPLVRVQLESSLRSAGIVERIRRFELDAGIIYPDGVDTTGLTVTPLYEERQVLIVGTELLASQANPITWADALELPLCLLNTGMRGRQLLGDALAAHGLTATPRLEADSVVSLLAHVSSGRWASIVPQTWLHTLRLPTGVRVVPLENPQVTATIALVTSAAEPGSVLARALVATAHRTPINPG